Genomic window (Capsicum annuum cultivar UCD-10X-F1 chromosome 10, UCD10Xv1.1, whole genome shotgun sequence):
GTAgagttttcttctttttaaagGTAATAAAAGGATTGAGTCCATAGAAAATGTCGATATTGAAGAAACAAGGACAAAAAAAAGACGCAATATCTATTGGTTCCTAAAGGCTCTATCTCAAAGGTGTGAAATTGAAGGTAATGCaatactattttattaatttaagttaCTTACATTCTATTTCTACTcgctttattatttattaacatttCTAACATTTTACATAacaaatttaggtgaaattgactaCATACCATCAATATCGTGtattcaaaagttggaaaatgTTCCTGAATGCACTCTTTGTCATGCTATGAGATTTCAACACGAGACTCCAACATTTTGCTACGATAGTGGATTAATAAAACGTGCAAATACTGCAGTTCCAATTCAATTATGTGATTTATTCTTCTCTAAATCTAAAGTAGCAGAAGAATTTCGTAGACACATTAGAGCATATAACAGCATATTTGGATTTATATCTTTTGGTGTTAAACTTAACAATGATCTGGCATCTTCATGAAAAGAAGTTTATACATTTCGAGCAAAGGGTCAAGTATATCACAATCTCCTCTCATTACTGCCCCATGATAATAATCCATGTTATTTTCAGATGTACTTTTTTGATACAGGAAATGAGTCACACAATAGGATTTCAAAAGTCAAAGAAGCCAatttatctaagaaagttgtCCCAATAATTAAACAAATAATGGATGGCAATCCTTATGCACAATTGTTTTGCCAGCTAAAGGATCACTCAAACTTTAAGGATTTAGAAATTTGAATTGCTTCCACTGCTAAATTAGATCAACGTGTCTACAATAAACCATCAGTAGATCAAGTCGTTGCAATTTTTATAGACGAAAAGAACCCTAATGTACCATTTGATCGAGAGATTATTGTTCATGAACATTCGGGTAATATTCATAGAGTTAAACATTATTATGGATGTTATGATCCACTTCAGTATCCTTTGCTTTTTCCAAGTGGTGAACTAGGCTAGCACCAAGGAATATGAAAACAACATAAAACAAGTAAAGGTAAGCGTGAAACTGAAGTTGCAAGCCTCAACCAGAACAACCCTACATTTGTGTCCGTTCATGAGGTGTTTCAGAATGAGAAACAAGGTaaagttttaaaacaaaatcTCTTAGAATTGTGTACTTACAACTTCCATgtcaatatatttaaaaatattttacagGTGTACAACGTGGAGCTAAAAATTGTGTCTGTTGTAGAGAGTACTATTGCTATAAGTTGCAAATACGAAGTGGAGAAAACACGATAATACTATTATGTGGGCAattgtttcaaaaatttattgtTGACATGTACATCAATCTAGAAACTACTCAACTTGAATATTTTAGGTTTGAGCAATCAAATTTTAGAAGGAAAATATTGCAAGGCATAGTTGATAGTATTATGGCTGGAGAAAGCAGGGGTTCAAAAGTTGATCAAAGAATAATACTTCCTGCATCATTTTTTGGAGGTCCTAGGGACATGCGTCATAGATATATGGATGCAATGGCTTTGGTTCAATATTTTGGAAAACTAGATTTGTTTATCACAATGACATGTAATCCCGATTGGCCAGAGATCCAATAAAATTTGGTAGAAGGGCAACTTGCTCAAGACAGACCAGACTTGGCGACTAGAGTTTTCAGATCAAAGTTACAAtctttaaaagatcaaatcttcaaaaaaaaaatatttgggcCTGTTGCAGCATATGTTTATGTGATTGAATTTCAGAAAAGAGGCCTACCGCACATTCACCTTTTGTTAATACTAGAACAAGGATACAAGATGACATCACCAGATGATTATGAAAAGTTTATTTTCGCTGAACTTCCTGATAAAGAAGAATTTCCAGATTTGCATGACTTGGTTATCAAACATATGATGCATGGTTCATGTggaaaaaaatatcccacaaattcatgCATGAGAGATGGTAAGTACAAGAGTCATTATCCTCGACCATTTAGTAATAAATCAATATAAGAAAAGGATAGCTATCCTATTTACAAGAGGCAAaatgatggaaagaaagaaaaggttCAAGGCATGACAATGAATAACCAATGGGCTGTTCCATATAATTCTTATTTACTGAGTAGATATAATTGTCATATCAATGTTGAGTCTTGTGCAGGGGTAAAAGCAATAAAGTATctttacaagtatatatataaaggacaTGATAGGTGCGTTGTTTATATCAAATCAGATGATGGAGAAAAATCTGTTGATGAAATTAAGAGTTTTCAGGATGCACGTTGGGTTGCTGCACCAGAAGCACTATggagaatttatgaatttgatctAAGTGAAATGCAGCCTCCGGTCATCAACCTTCAACTACATCTTCCAAATAAACAAATAGGTAAACAATTAGGACTCCTTAAGCTATCTGAATTCTACATCATTACCCTTCtgataaaatagtcataaaattCAAATTGTAATAAACTATTTTTAGCTATGAATTTATCAtgaaaagaaatacataaaattatgttgtatggaatattttgttaatctttttaATATTGTCTTTTCACATTGTAGTGTGCTATTAGAGCAACCAAAATTTGGAAAACGTTGTTGCCTGAGAATATGCCTTCAAAACCATGCTCACCGAGTATTTTCACAAATGTCCAATAGACAACGAAGCGCGTAAATACTTATACAAGGATTTTCCAGAGTACTATGTTTGGAACGCTCAGGGTAAGATTTAGACGTAAAGAAAAACAAGATCAGTAATTGGTCGAATTACTATTAGTAAGAAATTCAACACGGCCACTCTTAATATTTGTAACtgttcaaatattatttatttactttttctacTTTAATTCACAACTAATCCAGCAAAAGGCAAAAGGtattatttgagattattattgaaTCACGTACAAGGACTAATTTCGTTTCAATACTTGCTAACTGTTAATGAAAGGTTGTGTGACACATTCAAAGAAGCTGCAAAAGAAAGAGGTTTGCTCGAGTCAGATGACAACATTTTTGAATGCTTACGCGAAGCTGTCGTCTTCAAAATGCCATCGGCTCTTAGAAATTTATTTGCAACAATATTGGTTCATTGTAATCCGACGGATGTTAGAAAGCTATGGGATACATATTATGATAATATGTCAGAAGATTTTAAGAGAATACACAAAAATTCTCCTACTTCTGAACTTTAATGCACACTGAAAAACATAAACCATTTCTTAGAGAGCATGGGTAAGAGAATTAAAAATTCTGAAATACCTAGACTTGAACAAAGTATGGATGATGGAATTATATCAGAATGtagagaaataatggaagaagagTCTATAATAGTGCCTTCAGAAGATTTGAATGCACAAACAAAGCTAAATCCCGAACAAGTGCAAGCATTTAAGATTATATTGCAAATGTTAGAATGTGGCCAATCGAGATTATTCTTTGTTGATGGACCCGGAGGAACCGGAAAAATGTTCCTATATCGTGCATTACTTTCAAATATCAGATCTATGGGCATGATAGCATTAGCGATGGCAATAAGTGGTGTAGTATCAACTCTTTTATCGAGAGGTCATACGGCTCATTCTAGATTTGAGATTCCGCTTTAGACAACTGATACAACAGTCACACGTATGTCAAAGAAGAGTGGTGGAGctgaattgataaaaaaaaaccaAGATGATTATCTGGGACGAAGAGCCTATGGCTAGCCATTGGACAATTGAAACAATTGATAGGAGCTTCAGAGATATACTTGATATTGACGCACCCTTTGGTGGGAAAGAAATGGTTTTCGGAGGTGATTTTTGTCAGTTATTACCAGTAATTCCAAAATCTACAAGGACTGAAATGGTAAATGCAAGTTTGGTAAAGTCGTACTTGTGGCATCAGATGAAAAAGATTAAGTTGACAAGAAATATGAGGGCGAAAACAGATTCATCATTTAGTGAACTCTTACTACGCATAGGTAACTGGGAGGAGCCTACAATAAGAGATGATTTGGTACTACTTCCAAAACAATTAGCTATTGAAACTAAGAGTGATGGTACTGGAACAAATGCTTTAATAGAGCAAATATTTTTGGAGTTGGATAAAAATGTTGATTCTGCAAAATACATAACTGAACGTGCTATCCTAGCTAGAAAAAATGAATATGTTGATTAGCTAAATGAAATGTTAATTTCCATATTTCCTGGTAAAAGCAGAAAGTTTCTTAGTTTTGATTCTGCAGAGGATGATACCAACAACTACTATCAGGAAGATTACTTAAATACTCTAACACCAAACGGTCTACCTCCACACAGGTATCTTCTTCCATATTTAGTAATATACAATTGTATTATAGATATCAAAATTCTGTCTAATAACAACAATTAGAAATATTTCAATGCTCGAGCAATATAGGATAAAACCAAGCTACTAAAAGACTATTGAGAAAAATTAAGTGACATTCTTTTACCTAGCTGTCGAATTATTTTGCCAAGAATGGATTAGACTCCCAGTATCCGCTTCATAGCATGATGGATTCTGCTCATAGAAATAATATTGCCTTCACTAGAGAAGCCAGAATATCAATAAATTCGCTATAATTCTCAGGGACCATGATCTGAAGTGTAACAAAATAGTCATAATGAGCAAAAATTGTTATAACATATAAGGTAATACAAATTGAATATAAAGTAACACAATATAATTATGCAAAAAGTATATAGCAATCATAATAATACAAATTAATCTAAATGTCTGTGTACAAATTATAAagccttgaaatttaaaaatcataagaCATTGGTTATACTAGAATATGTTCTAATTTGACTCAACTGCCAGAATTTTATAGTGAAGTAAATGTCTGTATACAAATGCTAAAGCCTTGAAATATAAAGATCATAAGACGCTGGTTATACTGGAATATGTTCTAATTTGACCTAACTAACAGAATTTTACAGTGAAGTAAATGTCTGTATACAAATGCTAAAGCCTTGAAATATAAAGATCATAAGACGCTGGTTATATTGGAATATGTTCTAATTTGACTTAACTGACAGAATTTCATCGTGAAGTAAATTGATAAATTGTAGCATTTATTAAAATATCTTTCATTTATATGCAGATTGGTGTTGAAAAAAAATGTGCCTATCATGTTACTGAGAAATTTAGATGCTTCCAACGGCTTATGCAATGGCACGAGAATGATATGCAGAGGTTTTGACAATAATGTCGTATGTGCAGAAATAATGATGGCCCAAAATGCTTTCAAGCATGTCGTTATTCCACTAATTCAGCTATCACCTCTCGAAAATGAAGGTTATCCATTCAAAttcattagaaaataatttcTAGTGCAATTGTGCTTTTCAACGATGATAAACAAATCACAAGGACAAATAATACCAATTGTTCGACTATACTTGCCGCAGCACATTTTTCACAtagtcagttatatgttgcactTTCAAGGGTAATATCAATGACAACAACAAAGGTTTTGGTCATGACGGAACATCCTAAGCGAAGAAAAGGGACATACACCAAAAACATCGTCTATAAAGAGATATTAGGTTAATTACAATACATGAAAATGCATGATACAAATTTTTTTATACACTTCCAAATATACTATAACTCACTCACGTCAATTATTCTTTTTTGCAGGTTCAGAAGATACGCAGTGTTGATAGGAATACACTTACATAGTGTTGATAGGAATATACTTGCACTTTGAAAGATCTTTAATCAAATGAAAACTAATTTAGAATCGGCGTGTTACTGAGAACTAAATTCAAACAAGCCTGCAGtcacttgattttaattttttccttatgaTTTCAGTAGAAAACAGATTATTGGTTCCCCTCCACAGTTTTGCACATGTTTATTAGTattaatattagtatttttattactataatcATATATCTAGCATCAAAGAAATAGACTATGTATGCATGTGTAAAGTATCGGTGGACCCTATGTTCTATCCAAACTTAGACGTTTTAAAGCAGCTTTAAGTATTTACATATACTAGCATTTTCGTATTAAAAGGGATTCAACTAAAGGGTTCATACCTATGAAGAGAATCATTGGCATGGTCTCTGCCTTTCATGAAGTTGACATTCAAATTTAACGTCCAAGCTATTGTCTGCACTTCATGAGCATATTCCCCATTTCCAAACACGTCCATATTAAAACCATCAAGGTCACTTTTGTTCTTTGCTAATAGGTCTATCAACTCCCTTTAGCCTTTCGCCCAAACCATTTTTCCTAAGAAGTATGCTCCTTTAGAGAAAACTTGCTGACCACTTTGCCTTTCTGCGGccatttttctccaatttttatAAAGTTCAGGTTTACACCATGAACATTGCAGACCACAGACCTGGGTAAATCCTGTGTAATAGGAGAGAGGATGTGATTTGAACTgtcattatatataatttaaattgaatattTATACAATGAATGGTTAATGGGTAGTAAACAAAGAAAACTGACCTAGCAGCAGCATTGAACCCCACTGCAACCATGAACATCAGCCCATTCACTGCCAtgctacaaataaaaaaaattaaaaagatactatTTAGTTCATTGGCAAGTCATTTTTAACTTTTCATGACAACAGAAGTGGATCCACAATTTAAAGGTTAGTGTATGCGTATAGAGTACCATTGCAATGATTTCTCCCTAGCGACAAAGGATCAAAACTATGTATAAATACATGTATCAAAAAATATCATATATGTATAGTTTGAGTAGAAGGCAATGAGTGTAAAATATTGGCCAAGAATATCTAGTTCACTTGAATCACAGACCCTCAGTAAAAGGTCTGCAAGTTGTGTTTCTTTTAGCTATTCATACGGATAGGTATACCACCTAAAATTTTTATCACCTTTGCGAGaagtagggatgctttagagccTCATCAATACTTCGTCGATCTTCTTGAAATAAAAGATGCAGTCCAACATAATACAGAATCAACAGCCCGAAACACAAATAGACAACATATGCATCaaatttaggttttatcattgaCTGTTTAAAGACACCTTACAGTATTCCATTGTAATAATTCACATAC
Coding sequences:
- the LOC124887748 gene encoding ATP-dependent DNA helicase PIF2-like, translating into MIIWDEEPMASHWTIETIDRSFRDILDIDAPFGGKEMVFGGDFCQLLPVIPKSTRTEMVNASLVKSYLWHQMKKIKLTRNMRAKTDSSFSELLLRIGNWEEPTIRDDLVLLPKQLAIETKSDGTGTNALIEQIFLELDKNVDSAKYITERAILARKNEYVD